The Megalops cyprinoides isolate fMegCyp1 chromosome 10, fMegCyp1.pri, whole genome shotgun sequence genome window below encodes:
- the LOC118784490 gene encoding transmembrane protein 196-like, with the protein MCTSRKIVWSLLVLSVLEIGFGVASITLGAVGISRVRAVQKTQLGDASPIWSGVCFVICGFCGVLCAIKRSGLIMILFSACCICGLIGGILNIQFVRVLVRRPDALRSLHLATLTLASLGIAGCTLSTWLTCRLASTEQQRMFLEREHSLHHSHEMTEKDFSERREKSGIPQISLNGKTSLPCWRAKKQMNIINKDRGEC; encoded by the exons ATGTGCACTAGCAGGAAGATCGTCTGGAGTCTGTTGGTGCTGTCGGTGCTGGAGATCGGGTTTGGCGTTGCGAGCATCACGTTGGGTGCGGTGGGGATCAGCCGCGTCCGAGCCGTTCAGAAGACGCAGTTAGGAGATGCATCCCCAATTTGGAGCGGTGTGTGC TTTGTCATCTGTGGATTCTGTGGAGTCTTGTGTGCTATCAAGAGGTCAGGACTCATT ATGATATTGTTTTCAGCCTGCTGCATCTGTGGGCTGATCGGCGGGATCCTGAACATCCAGTTTGTGCGGGTGCTGGTGAGGAGGCCTGACGCGCTCCGCTCCCTGCACCTGGCCACGCTAACGCTGGCCTCCCTGGGCATCGCCGGCTGCACCCTCTCCACCTGGCTGACCTGCCGGCTGGCCAGCACCGAGCAGCAGCGGATGTTTCTGGAGAGGGAACACTCTCTGCACCACTCCCACGAGATGACCGAGAAGG ACTTCtctgaaaggagagaaaagtcTGGGATTCCCCAGATCTCTCTCAATGGGAAGACATCGCTGCCATGTTGGAGGGCtaagaaacaaatgaacatCATTAATAAGGATAGGGGAGAATGCTGA